The proteins below are encoded in one region of Salvelinus alpinus chromosome 27, SLU_Salpinus.1, whole genome shotgun sequence:
- the LOC139556231 gene encoding nucleoporin Nup43-like produces the protein MMEGINAKYVSQKISKTRWRPVSSSSLQQPDIFATGSWDNEDNKISIWSIGENGISGLDDEFEGDPQLVCEHKHNGDVLDLQFLDQDRIVTASSTGAVIIFRHHHNSQTLSVSQLWERAHHYPCDNAPCTGIVCNSPEIVTVGEDGRIILFRADQEGVLRTIENADSSTIHDVTFLRTTEILTVNSIGQLKIWDFRQQGNEPSQILSLTGDRVPLHCVDRHPNQQHIVATGGQDGMLCIWDVRQGNMPFSLMEAHSAEMWEVHFHPSNPDHLFSCSEDGSLLHWETSSNSDTPSFLQGGRNTSIVSRSAIAPAGGNQSLISSWLTGDSSKGRLETTHMLPSQTLSVNSLDVLGQCLVCGTDGEAIYVNRRVPI, from the exons ATGATGGAGGGTATCAATGCAAAGTACGTGTCACAGAAAATAAGTAAAACGAGATGGAGACCGGTCTCATCTTCGTCTTTACAGCAACCAGACATCTTTGCTACTGGGTCTTGGGATAACGAG gacaacaaaatttCCATTTGGTCCATCGGAGAGAATGGGATCTCCGGTTTGGACGATGAATTTGAGGGAGACCCCCAATTAGTATGTGAACacaaacataatggggatgttcTGGACCTTCAA TTTCTGGATCAAGACAGAATAGTAACAGCATCATCGACTGGAGCAGTGATCATCTTTCGGCATCACCACAACAGCCAG ACATTGTCTGTTTCTCAATTGTGGGAAAGAGCACATCATTATCCCTGCGACAACGCTCCATGTACTGGAATTGTGTGTAACAGCCCTGAGATTGTCACGGTCGGGGAAGATGGAAGGATCATCCTGTTCAGAGCGGACCAGGAAGGAGTGCTGCGCACCATAG AAAATGCTGATAGTAGCACAATCCATGATGTGACTTTCCTAAGGACTACGGAGATCCTTACTGTCAATTCAATTGGCCAGCTCAAAATATGGGACTTCAGGCAGCAGGGCAATGAACCATCGCAGATTCTTTCACT AACTGGGGACAGAGTCCCACTGCATTGTGTGGACAGGCACCCCAACCAACAACACATTGTGGCCACAGGGGGGCAGGATGGCATGCTCTGTATCTGGGATGTGAGACAAGGCAACATGCCCTTTTCACTTATGGAGGCACACTCTGCTGAAA TGTGGGAGGTCCATTTTCATCCATCAAACCCAGACCACCTGTTCTCATGCTCAGAGGATGGATCACTGTTGCATTGGGAGACTTCCTCAAATTCAGACACACCATCCTTCTTACAAG GTGGACGGAACACGAGCATAGTTTCGCGCAGCGCAATAGCCCCAGCAGGTGGGAACCAGTCCCTCATCAGTTCCTGGCTCACTGGAGACTCAAGTAAGGGACGCCTTGAGACAACTCACATGCTGCCCAGTCAGACCCTGTCTGTGAACAGTCTGGATGTGCTGGGACAATGCTTGGTGTGTGGAACGGACGGAGAGGCTATTTATGTTAACAGACGGGTCCCAATTTAG
- the LOC139556227 gene encoding serine/threonine-protein kinase LATS1-like isoform X1, with the protein MKRGEKPEGYRQMRPKTFPASNYSGNSHQMLQEIRESLRNLSRPSDLPKVDMGGAGKVMPEDPRQQGRCSNPKNPYHKALQEIRKSLMPFANEPSSSGRTAEVNKQMLLELLSAGFEEEMVIRALKQTNSRSVEAAIEYISKMSYQDPVREQMVAAAARPVNAGMKAPGSSHIQQPVLRRQSWKGSKESLVQRHGPMMVEGMIYHSDSPGPQGDLAGRGPPTAFPQGHPGNNQRVNPPLPPQVRSVTPPPNRGATPPPPSWDSNLSTKRFSGNMDYLVPRISPVPQGAWPEGYSAPQNQRGISPVPMGRQPIIMQSSGGNKFSFPSSWSQNGSPQPDYMGHQSGGSRQPPPPYPVNQSNRQSPTAQQMQAGGPASSPSYINGGNLPQSMMVPNRNSHNLDLYNMGVPQSWSQAPPGHPQSSPGSSNQDVSPSWQQHSIPVRSSSFNNHQMSNRQGHPASSQPSATTVTAITQAPILQPVKSMRVQKPELHTAVAPAHPPWMHQPPAPPTTYQEPLPPAPMPQVPMPVAEVPSYQGPPPPYPKHLLQQPVALCPAYDPGPKPSSGREEAAEEEDCSSTASDRPEGPDFAAVGTEKENKQITTSPVPVRRNKKDEERRGDPRVPLYSPQAFKFFMEQHVENILKNHQMRIHRKKQLESEMQRVKLSGDAQEQMRMMLSQKESNYIRLKRAKMDKSMFKRIKTLGIGAFGEVCLARKEDTGALYAMKTLRKKDVLLRNQVAHVKAERDILAEADNEWVVRLYYSFQDKDNLYFVMDYIPGGDMMSLLIRLGLFKEELAQFYIAELTCAVESVHRMGFIHRDIKPDNILIDRDGHIKLTDFGLCTGFRWTHDSKYYQSGDHVRQDSMDFSKEWEQDPSNCRCADRLKPLERRKARQHQRCLAHSLVGTPNYIAPEVLLRTGYTQLCDWWSVGVILYEMVVGQPPFLATTPLETQLKVINWQTTLHIPPQAKLSPEASDLIIKLCRGPEDRLGKNGADEIKVQPFFKTIDFSNDLRQMQPAPYIPTIAHCTDTSNFDPVDPDKLWSSNNEGEGNHNDTLNGWFRNGKHPEHAFYEFTFRRFFDDNGHPYSCPKPIGIEYEEGFDGDEADSEALTQEEGDQEESSRAQGRDLVYV; encoded by the exons ATGAAGAGAGGGGAGAAACCCGAAGGATATCGACAGATGCGACCCAAGACTTTCCCCGCCAGCAACTACAGTGGCAACAGCCACCAGATGCTGCAGGAAATTCGGGAGAGTCTCCGTAACCTTTCCCGACCTTCTGACCTCCCTAAGGTGGACATGGGGGGCGCTGGAAAGGTGATGCCTGAAGATCCCAGGCAGCAAGGGCGCTGCAGCAACCCCAAAAACCCATACCACAAGGCCTTGCAGGAGATTCGCAAGTCCCTGATGCCTTTTGCCAATGAGCCCAGCTCTTCTGGAAGGACTGCAGAGGTTAACAAACAGATGCTGCTGGAGCTGCTGTCTGCTGGTTTTGAGGAG GAAATGGTGATCCGTGCTCTGAAGCAAACCAACAGTCGCAGTGTGGAGGCAGCCATAGAGTACATTAGTAAGATGAGCTACCAGGATCCTGTGAGGGAGCAGATGGTGGCGGCCGCCGCCCGCCCCGTCAATGCAGGCATGAAAGCCCCCG GTTCATCTCACATTCAGCAGCCTGTGCTGAGGAGGCAGAGCTGGAAGGGTTCCAAGGAGTCTCTGGTTCAGAGACATGGCCCCATGATGGTGGAGGGGATGATTTACCATTCAGACAGCCCTGGACCCCAGGGTGACCTGGCAGGACGAGGCCCACCCACAGCTTTCCCACAGGGTCACCCTGGCAACAACCAACGGGTCAACCCTCCCCTACCCCCTCAGGTGCGCAGTGTCACCCCTCCCCCAAACAGAGGTGCAACCCCGCCCCCACCTTCCTGGGACAGTAACCTCTCCACTAAGCGCTTCTCTGGCAACATGGATTACCTCGTGCCCCGCATCTCTCCTGTTCCCCAAGGGGCCTGGCCTGAAGGCTACTCAGCCCCCCAGAACCAGAGGGGCATCAGCCCAGTGCCCATGGGCCGTCAGCCCATCATCATGCAGAGCTCTGGGGGTAACAAGTTCAGCTTCCCCTCCAGCTGGTCTCAGAACGGCTCCCCTCAGCCAGACTACATGGGACACCAGAGTGGTGGCAGCAGACAACCCCCTCCCCCTTACCCAGTGAATCAGAGCAACAGACAAAGCCCAACCGCTCAACAGATGCAGGCCGGAGGTCCTGCCTCCTCCCCATCCTACATCAACGGTGGTAACCTCCCCCAGTCCATGATGGTGCCTAACCGGAACAGTCACAACCTTGACTTGTACAACATGGGCGTGCCTCAGTCCTGGTCCCAAGCCCCCCCTGGCCATCCTCAGTCCTCCCCAGGTAGTAGTAACCAGGACGTGTCCCCCTCATGGCAGCAGCACAGCATCCCTGTCCGATCCAGCTCCTTCAACAACCACCAGATGAGCAACAGGCAGGGCCACCCGGCCAGCTCCCAGCCCTCTGCCACCACAGTGACAGCCATCACCCAGGCCCCCATCCTGCAGCCTGTGAAGAGCATGCGCGTTCAGAAGCCTGAGCTACACACTGCCGTGGCCCCCGCACACCCTCCCTGGATGCAccagccccctgcacctcccACTACCTACCAGGAGCCGCTACCACCAGCACCCATGCCCCAGGTACCCATGCCAGTAGCAGAGGTGCCCAGTTACCAGGGTCCTCCACCCCCATACCCCAAACACCTCCTCCAGCAGCCTGTTGCACTCTGCCCTGCCTATGACCCAGGGCCCAAGCCCAGTtctgggagagaggaggctgCAGAGGAGGAGGATTGTAGCAGCACCGCTAGTGACAGGCCAGAAGGCCCAGACTTTGCTGCTGTGGGAACAGAGAAGGAGAATAAACAGATCACCACATCTCCAGTGCCTGTGCGCCGGAACAAGAAAGACGAGGAACGGCGAGGAGACCCCAGAGTGCCTCTCTACTCTCCCCAGGCCTTCAAGTTCTTCATGGAGCAGCACGTTGAGAACATCCTGAAGAACCACCAGATGAGGATCCATAGGAAGAAACAGCTGGAGAGTGAGATGCAGAGG GTCAAGTTGTCAGGGGATGCCCAGGAGCAGATGCGCATGATGCTGTCTCAGAAAGAGTCCAACTACATCCGACTGAAGCGGGCCAAGATGGACAAGTCCATGTTTAAGAGGATCAAGACCCTGGGCATCGGTGCCTTTGGAGAGGTGTGTCTAGCCCGGAAGGAGGACACTGGAGCCCTGTACGCCATGAAGACGCTGCGCAAGAAGGACGTTCTCCTCAGGAACCAGGTGGCCCACGTCAAAGCAGAGAGAGACATCCTGGCTGAGGCTGATAATGAGTGGGTGGTGCGGCTCTATTACTCCTTCCAGGACAAGGACAACCTGTACTTTGTGATGGACTACATTCCTGGGGGAGACATGATGAGTCTGCTGATCCGCCTGGGCCTCTTCAAAGAGGAGTTGGCTCAGTTCTACATCGCTGAGCTCACCTGCGCCGTGGAGAGCGTGCACAGGATGGGCTTCATCCACCGCGACATCAAGCCAGACAACATCCTCATAGACCGGGACGGACATATCAAGCTCACTGACTTTGGCCTCTGCACCGGCTTCCGCTGGACACATGACTCGAAGTACTACCAGAGTG GAGACCATGTTCGGCAGGACAGCATGGACTTCAGTAAGGAATGGGAGCAGGACCCATCTAACTGTCGCTGTGCAGACCGGCTCAAGCccctggagaggaggaaggcgaGGCAACACCAGCGCTGCCTGGCTCACTCCCTGGTGGGGACACCTAACTACATCGCTCCAGAGGTGCTGCTAAGGACGG GATACACCCAACTttgtgattggtggagtgttggtGTCATTCTGTATGAAATGGTGGTTGGGCAACCTCCTTTCTTAGCAACTACACCCCTGGAAACCCAGCTCAAG GTGATAAACTGGCAGACCACCCTGCACATCCCCCCTCAAGCAAAGCTGAGCCCAGAGGCATCAGACCTTATCATTAAACTATGCCGTGGCCCCGAGGACCGCCTCGGCAAGAACGGTGCCGACGAGATCAAGGTGCAGCCCTTCTTCAAGACCATCGACTTCTCCAACGACCTGCGACAAATGCAGCCGGCCCCCTACATCCCCACCATCGCTCACTGCACAGACACCTCCAACTTTGACCCGGTGGATCCAGACAAGCTGTGGAGCAGCAACAACGAAGGTGAGGGCAACCACAACGACACCCTCAATGGGTGGTTCAGGAACGGCAAGCACCCCGAGCACGCCTTCTACGAGTTCACTTTCCGACGCTTCTTCGATGACAACGGACACCCCTACAGCTGTCCCAAGCCCATTGGCATAGAGTATGAGGAGGGTTTTGATGGGGACGAGGCAGACTCTGAGGCCCTGACACAGGAGGAGGGAGACCAGGAAGAG
- the LOC139556227 gene encoding serine/threonine-protein kinase LATS1-like isoform X2 — protein MRPKTFPASNYSGNSHQMLQEIRESLRNLSRPSDLPKVDMGGAGKVMPEDPRQQGRCSNPKNPYHKALQEIRKSLMPFANEPSSSGRTAEVNKQMLLELLSAGFEEEMVIRALKQTNSRSVEAAIEYISKMSYQDPVREQMVAAAARPVNAGMKAPGSSHIQQPVLRRQSWKGSKESLVQRHGPMMVEGMIYHSDSPGPQGDLAGRGPPTAFPQGHPGNNQRVNPPLPPQVRSVTPPPNRGATPPPPSWDSNLSTKRFSGNMDYLVPRISPVPQGAWPEGYSAPQNQRGISPVPMGRQPIIMQSSGGNKFSFPSSWSQNGSPQPDYMGHQSGGSRQPPPPYPVNQSNRQSPTAQQMQAGGPASSPSYINGGNLPQSMMVPNRNSHNLDLYNMGVPQSWSQAPPGHPQSSPGSSNQDVSPSWQQHSIPVRSSSFNNHQMSNRQGHPASSQPSATTVTAITQAPILQPVKSMRVQKPELHTAVAPAHPPWMHQPPAPPTTYQEPLPPAPMPQVPMPVAEVPSYQGPPPPYPKHLLQQPVALCPAYDPGPKPSSGREEAAEEEDCSSTASDRPEGPDFAAVGTEKENKQITTSPVPVRRNKKDEERRGDPRVPLYSPQAFKFFMEQHVENILKNHQMRIHRKKQLESEMQRVKLSGDAQEQMRMMLSQKESNYIRLKRAKMDKSMFKRIKTLGIGAFGEVCLARKEDTGALYAMKTLRKKDVLLRNQVAHVKAERDILAEADNEWVVRLYYSFQDKDNLYFVMDYIPGGDMMSLLIRLGLFKEELAQFYIAELTCAVESVHRMGFIHRDIKPDNILIDRDGHIKLTDFGLCTGFRWTHDSKYYQSGDHVRQDSMDFSKEWEQDPSNCRCADRLKPLERRKARQHQRCLAHSLVGTPNYIAPEVLLRTGYTQLCDWWSVGVILYEMVVGQPPFLATTPLETQLKVINWQTTLHIPPQAKLSPEASDLIIKLCRGPEDRLGKNGADEIKVQPFFKTIDFSNDLRQMQPAPYIPTIAHCTDTSNFDPVDPDKLWSSNNEGEGNHNDTLNGWFRNGKHPEHAFYEFTFRRFFDDNGHPYSCPKPIGIEYEEGFDGDEADSEALTQEEGDQEESSRAQGRDLVYV, from the exons ATGCGACCCAAGACTTTCCCCGCCAGCAACTACAGTGGCAACAGCCACCAGATGCTGCAGGAAATTCGGGAGAGTCTCCGTAACCTTTCCCGACCTTCTGACCTCCCTAAGGTGGACATGGGGGGCGCTGGAAAGGTGATGCCTGAAGATCCCAGGCAGCAAGGGCGCTGCAGCAACCCCAAAAACCCATACCACAAGGCCTTGCAGGAGATTCGCAAGTCCCTGATGCCTTTTGCCAATGAGCCCAGCTCTTCTGGAAGGACTGCAGAGGTTAACAAACAGATGCTGCTGGAGCTGCTGTCTGCTGGTTTTGAGGAG GAAATGGTGATCCGTGCTCTGAAGCAAACCAACAGTCGCAGTGTGGAGGCAGCCATAGAGTACATTAGTAAGATGAGCTACCAGGATCCTGTGAGGGAGCAGATGGTGGCGGCCGCCGCCCGCCCCGTCAATGCAGGCATGAAAGCCCCCG GTTCATCTCACATTCAGCAGCCTGTGCTGAGGAGGCAGAGCTGGAAGGGTTCCAAGGAGTCTCTGGTTCAGAGACATGGCCCCATGATGGTGGAGGGGATGATTTACCATTCAGACAGCCCTGGACCCCAGGGTGACCTGGCAGGACGAGGCCCACCCACAGCTTTCCCACAGGGTCACCCTGGCAACAACCAACGGGTCAACCCTCCCCTACCCCCTCAGGTGCGCAGTGTCACCCCTCCCCCAAACAGAGGTGCAACCCCGCCCCCACCTTCCTGGGACAGTAACCTCTCCACTAAGCGCTTCTCTGGCAACATGGATTACCTCGTGCCCCGCATCTCTCCTGTTCCCCAAGGGGCCTGGCCTGAAGGCTACTCAGCCCCCCAGAACCAGAGGGGCATCAGCCCAGTGCCCATGGGCCGTCAGCCCATCATCATGCAGAGCTCTGGGGGTAACAAGTTCAGCTTCCCCTCCAGCTGGTCTCAGAACGGCTCCCCTCAGCCAGACTACATGGGACACCAGAGTGGTGGCAGCAGACAACCCCCTCCCCCTTACCCAGTGAATCAGAGCAACAGACAAAGCCCAACCGCTCAACAGATGCAGGCCGGAGGTCCTGCCTCCTCCCCATCCTACATCAACGGTGGTAACCTCCCCCAGTCCATGATGGTGCCTAACCGGAACAGTCACAACCTTGACTTGTACAACATGGGCGTGCCTCAGTCCTGGTCCCAAGCCCCCCCTGGCCATCCTCAGTCCTCCCCAGGTAGTAGTAACCAGGACGTGTCCCCCTCATGGCAGCAGCACAGCATCCCTGTCCGATCCAGCTCCTTCAACAACCACCAGATGAGCAACAGGCAGGGCCACCCGGCCAGCTCCCAGCCCTCTGCCACCACAGTGACAGCCATCACCCAGGCCCCCATCCTGCAGCCTGTGAAGAGCATGCGCGTTCAGAAGCCTGAGCTACACACTGCCGTGGCCCCCGCACACCCTCCCTGGATGCAccagccccctgcacctcccACTACCTACCAGGAGCCGCTACCACCAGCACCCATGCCCCAGGTACCCATGCCAGTAGCAGAGGTGCCCAGTTACCAGGGTCCTCCACCCCCATACCCCAAACACCTCCTCCAGCAGCCTGTTGCACTCTGCCCTGCCTATGACCCAGGGCCCAAGCCCAGTtctgggagagaggaggctgCAGAGGAGGAGGATTGTAGCAGCACCGCTAGTGACAGGCCAGAAGGCCCAGACTTTGCTGCTGTGGGAACAGAGAAGGAGAATAAACAGATCACCACATCTCCAGTGCCTGTGCGCCGGAACAAGAAAGACGAGGAACGGCGAGGAGACCCCAGAGTGCCTCTCTACTCTCCCCAGGCCTTCAAGTTCTTCATGGAGCAGCACGTTGAGAACATCCTGAAGAACCACCAGATGAGGATCCATAGGAAGAAACAGCTGGAGAGTGAGATGCAGAGG GTCAAGTTGTCAGGGGATGCCCAGGAGCAGATGCGCATGATGCTGTCTCAGAAAGAGTCCAACTACATCCGACTGAAGCGGGCCAAGATGGACAAGTCCATGTTTAAGAGGATCAAGACCCTGGGCATCGGTGCCTTTGGAGAGGTGTGTCTAGCCCGGAAGGAGGACACTGGAGCCCTGTACGCCATGAAGACGCTGCGCAAGAAGGACGTTCTCCTCAGGAACCAGGTGGCCCACGTCAAAGCAGAGAGAGACATCCTGGCTGAGGCTGATAATGAGTGGGTGGTGCGGCTCTATTACTCCTTCCAGGACAAGGACAACCTGTACTTTGTGATGGACTACATTCCTGGGGGAGACATGATGAGTCTGCTGATCCGCCTGGGCCTCTTCAAAGAGGAGTTGGCTCAGTTCTACATCGCTGAGCTCACCTGCGCCGTGGAGAGCGTGCACAGGATGGGCTTCATCCACCGCGACATCAAGCCAGACAACATCCTCATAGACCGGGACGGACATATCAAGCTCACTGACTTTGGCCTCTGCACCGGCTTCCGCTGGACACATGACTCGAAGTACTACCAGAGTG GAGACCATGTTCGGCAGGACAGCATGGACTTCAGTAAGGAATGGGAGCAGGACCCATCTAACTGTCGCTGTGCAGACCGGCTCAAGCccctggagaggaggaaggcgaGGCAACACCAGCGCTGCCTGGCTCACTCCCTGGTGGGGACACCTAACTACATCGCTCCAGAGGTGCTGCTAAGGACGG GATACACCCAACTttgtgattggtggagtgttggtGTCATTCTGTATGAAATGGTGGTTGGGCAACCTCCTTTCTTAGCAACTACACCCCTGGAAACCCAGCTCAAG GTGATAAACTGGCAGACCACCCTGCACATCCCCCCTCAAGCAAAGCTGAGCCCAGAGGCATCAGACCTTATCATTAAACTATGCCGTGGCCCCGAGGACCGCCTCGGCAAGAACGGTGCCGACGAGATCAAGGTGCAGCCCTTCTTCAAGACCATCGACTTCTCCAACGACCTGCGACAAATGCAGCCGGCCCCCTACATCCCCACCATCGCTCACTGCACAGACACCTCCAACTTTGACCCGGTGGATCCAGACAAGCTGTGGAGCAGCAACAACGAAGGTGAGGGCAACCACAACGACACCCTCAATGGGTGGTTCAGGAACGGCAAGCACCCCGAGCACGCCTTCTACGAGTTCACTTTCCGACGCTTCTTCGATGACAACGGACACCCCTACAGCTGTCCCAAGCCCATTGGCATAGAGTATGAGGAGGGTTTTGATGGGGACGAGGCAGACTCTGAGGCCCTGACACAGGAGGAGGGAGACCAGGAAGAG